A window of the Iodobacter fluviatilis genome harbors these coding sequences:
- the metK gene encoding methionine adenosyltransferase produces the protein MQEFLFTSESVSEGHPDKVADQISDSILDAILTQDKHARVAAETLVNTGLVVLAGEITTHANVDYIQIARDTIKRIGYDHSDIGFDYKTCAVLVAYDKQSPDIAQGVNEGQGLDLDQGAGDQGLMFGYACDETPQLMPMPIYYSHRLMQRQSEVRKDGRLPWLRPDAKSQVTVRYDKDTGMATGIDTIVLSTQHHPDVSHAQLAEAVIEEIIKPVIPPELLVGTKYLINPTGRFVIGGPMGDCGLTGRKIIVDTYGGAAPHGGGAFSGKDPSKVDRSAAYAGRYVAKNIVAAGIAKQCLVQVSYAIGVAQPVSIMVDTWGTGKLPEHEIVELIKQHFDLRPKGIIQMLDLLRPVYTRTAAYGHFGREEPDFSWERTDKVEILRAAAGL, from the coding sequence ATGCAAGAATTCCTCTTTACCTCTGAATCGGTTTCTGAAGGCCATCCAGATAAGGTGGCAGACCAAATCTCGGATTCCATCCTTGACGCTATTCTGACGCAAGACAAACACGCCCGCGTGGCCGCCGAAACGCTGGTAAATACCGGTCTTGTGGTCCTAGCTGGTGAAATTACCACGCATGCCAATGTGGATTATATTCAAATTGCCAGAGATACCATCAAGCGCATTGGCTACGACCATAGCGATATTGGCTTTGATTACAAAACTTGCGCGGTGCTGGTGGCTTACGACAAGCAAAGCCCGGATATCGCTCAAGGTGTAAACGAAGGTCAAGGCTTAGATTTAGACCAAGGCGCTGGCGATCAAGGCCTGATGTTTGGTTATGCCTGCGATGAAACACCGCAGCTGATGCCTATGCCGATTTACTACTCGCACCGCCTGATGCAGCGCCAGTCTGAAGTTCGCAAAGACGGCCGCCTGCCTTGGCTGCGCCCGGATGCTAAATCGCAAGTAACCGTGCGCTACGACAAAGACACCGGTATGGCCACCGGCATCGACACCATCGTACTGTCTACCCAGCACCACCCGGATGTCAGCCACGCTCAGCTTGCTGAAGCCGTGATTGAAGAAATCATTAAGCCAGTGATCCCGCCCGAATTATTAGTGGGCACCAAATACCTGATTAACCCGACAGGCCGTTTTGTCATCGGCGGCCCGATGGGCGATTGCGGTTTAACCGGCCGTAAAATCATTGTGGATACCTACGGCGGTGCAGCCCCTCACGGCGGCGGTGCTTTCTCGGGTAAAGACCCATCCAAGGTAGACCGCTCAGCCGCCTACGCTGGCCGTTATGTGGCAAAAAATATCGTTGCTGCCGGTATTGCCAAGCAATGCCTAGTACAAGTGTCTTACGCAATTGGTGTAGCACAACCGGTATCGATCATGGTGGATACATGGGGCACAGGTAAATTGCCTGAGCACGAGATTGTAGAGCTGATCAAACAGCACTTCGATTTACGCCCGAAAGGCATTATCCAGATGCTTGATTTGCTGCGTCCGGTATACACACGCACTGCAGCCTACGGCCACTTTGGCCGTGAAGAGCCAGATTTCTCGTGGGAGCGCACTGATAAAGTCGAGATCCTGCGCGCTGCTGCGGGGCTGTAA
- a CDS encoding lysophospholipid acyltransferase family protein, with protein sequence MRKNLMLLLKPIAYLPLWLFHGLGALLGWLAWLLSPRYRQRLAANLQQSGIAQNGGDYKRLHRLSVSAHGMGALELLPAWLRTPEQVGRWVKERDGWEHVEAAMQSGRPMMFVSPHLGGIEVCGVYISTQIPCVLAALYRPPKLKWLEPLMVTGRNRANGRAAPANASGVKILLRTLKEKQAIYILPDQAPGAGEGAWAPFFGKLAYTMTLLPRLSKSTQPVILMCFAERLSWGRGFKMHFAPLDEAFVGDTQADALILNRNVEAMIRRAPSQYLWSYNRYKRPAGAPLPEDV encoded by the coding sequence ATGCGTAAAAACCTGATGCTGCTGCTTAAACCTATTGCTTACTTGCCCCTATGGCTATTTCATGGCCTTGGAGCCTTGCTTGGCTGGCTGGCTTGGCTGTTATCGCCACGCTACAGACAGCGTTTGGCTGCCAACTTGCAGCAGTCGGGTATTGCGCAAAATGGCGGAGATTATAAGCGATTGCACCGCTTAAGTGTGAGTGCCCATGGCATGGGGGCGTTAGAACTTTTACCAGCTTGGCTTAGAACGCCAGAGCAGGTTGGCCGTTGGGTGAAGGAACGCGACGGCTGGGAGCATGTTGAAGCGGCAATGCAAAGTGGTCGGCCCATGATGTTTGTTTCTCCGCATCTTGGTGGAATCGAGGTCTGTGGTGTGTATATAAGCACACAGATTCCCTGCGTGCTGGCCGCTTTATACCGGCCTCCCAAGCTTAAATGGTTAGAGCCTTTGATGGTGACAGGGCGAAACCGCGCCAATGGCCGTGCTGCGCCTGCGAATGCCAGTGGCGTAAAGATCTTACTGCGCACCTTAAAAGAGAAGCAAGCAATTTATATACTCCCGGATCAGGCTCCCGGGGCAGGGGAAGGAGCTTGGGCTCCATTCTTTGGTAAGCTTGCTTACACCATGACTTTATTGCCTCGTTTAAGCAAATCAACTCAGCCTGTGATCCTGATGTGCTTTGCCGAGCGCCTGTCTTGGGGGCGTGGATTTAAAATGCATTTTGCCCCGCTGGATGAAGCCTTCGTGGGCGATACACAGGCTGATGCCCTTATTTTGAACCGCAATGTAGAAGCCATGATCCGCCGTGCTCCCAGCCAGTATTTGTGGAGTTACAACCGTTATAAGCGCCCCGCAGGCGCACCCTTGCCCGAGGATGTATGA
- a CDS encoding lysophospholipid acyltransferase family protein has product MSYRLLIILFWCLSWLPLSLLRCLGSVLGRVLYFAVKSRRKIGLTNLQLCFPEWPEGQHECVLKQHYQELCTCIFYYSKLWFGSQAQVERLVRREGFEHFTKVETEHVIILAPHFLGLDFGGVRHMVDHRGASMYSSSHDNAFDLMLLRGRSRFNEPLLVKRSEGIRGILRAIKQGVCFYYLPDQDLGPKESVFVPFFGIQTATVPGLSRLALMGKAKVLPMITTLEKDGFVSRYYPAWENFPSDDALADTARMNAFIEERIREHPSQYYWLHRRFKTRPEGEASVY; this is encoded by the coding sequence ATGAGTTACCGTTTGTTGATTATTTTGTTCTGGTGTTTAAGCTGGCTGCCTTTATCACTCTTACGTTGCCTAGGATCTGTGCTGGGCCGGGTACTCTATTTTGCAGTAAAAAGCCGGCGTAAAATCGGGCTGACTAATTTACAACTCTGCTTTCCAGAGTGGCCCGAGGGGCAGCATGAGTGTGTATTAAAACAACACTACCAAGAGCTTTGCACCTGCATTTTTTATTACAGTAAGCTTTGGTTTGGCTCTCAGGCGCAAGTAGAGCGCTTGGTGCGTCGCGAAGGTTTTGAGCATTTTACTAAGGTAGAAACGGAGCACGTCATTATTCTGGCTCCACATTTTTTGGGGCTGGATTTTGGCGGTGTACGGCATATGGTTGATCATCGCGGCGCGAGTATGTATTCATCGTCGCACGATAATGCGTTTGATTTAATGCTTCTGCGTGGGCGCAGTCGTTTTAATGAGCCGCTCCTAGTGAAGCGCAGCGAAGGTATTCGGGGTATTTTGCGGGCCATTAAACAGGGCGTTTGTTTTTACTACCTGCCCGATCAAGATCTGGGGCCTAAAGAATCTGTATTTGTTCCATTTTTTGGAATTCAGACGGCCACCGTACCTGGCTTATCGCGTCTTGCCTTAATGGGCAAAGCAAAAGTACTGCCGATGATTACCACGCTGGAAAAAGACGGCTTTGTTAGCCGTTACTACCCCGCATGGGAAAACTTTCCCAGCGATGATGCGCTGGCGGATACGGCCCGTATGAATGCTTTTATTGAAGAGCGGATTCGCGAGCACCCTTCGCAGTATTACTGGCTGCACCGCCGCTTTAAAACCCGACCTGAGGGTGAGGCAAGCGTATATTAA
- the ptsP gene encoding phosphoenolpyruvate--protein phosphotransferase, with the protein MSITLQGIGIGGGIAIGQAHLISHADIEIAHYQLTDADIPAELARFDDAIRVTRKSLEMLWGSIPENAPAELGAFLSLHIMLLNDHMLSKEPRNLIEQQHCNAEWALKLQLEVLLAQFDEIEDEYLRERRSDVIQVVERVFKTLAGHENHSHALAEIAPDCILVAHDLSPADMVLFKDTAYLAFITDVGGPTSHTAILARSLDLPSVLALRHARELIREDELIIVDGINGVVIIDPDEIILKEYRHLQADWLKKQQALQDIRTSRPVTKDGEEIELFANIEVPDDCILSIENGATGVGLFRSEFLFLSESDLPTEEEQFLAYKQVAEAMKGQPVIIRTVDLGKDKIPKWQQERETPNPALGLTGIRLCMAEPQMFRTQLRALLRASAYGKIKLLLPMLSYVGEVRQTRKHLEEAKAQLREDHIAFDENIELGGMIEVPAAAVQVAQFLAHLDFISIGTNDLIQYTLAVDRNDDSVSHLYDPLHPAVIQLLHHVISTANRLGKPVSMCGEMAGDPALTRLLLGLGLRRFSMLPIQLLKVKQEILTGQMQKIKPLVEKMLVAEDSQCLRELLQQLHQDD; encoded by the coding sequence ATGAGCATTACGCTGCAAGGGATTGGCATTGGGGGTGGGATTGCAATTGGGCAGGCCCACCTTATATCGCATGCCGATATCGAAATTGCTCACTATCAACTGACTGATGCAGACATCCCCGCCGAACTGGCCCGCTTTGATGATGCCATCCGGGTAACCCGAAAATCCTTAGAAATGCTTTGGGGTAGTATCCCTGAAAATGCCCCCGCCGAGCTGGGCGCATTTTTATCGCTGCATATTATGCTGCTAAATGATCATATGCTCTCCAAAGAGCCACGCAATCTGATCGAACAGCAGCATTGCAATGCGGAATGGGCGCTTAAGCTGCAGCTGGAAGTACTGCTCGCTCAGTTTGATGAGATCGAAGACGAATACCTCAGAGAGCGCCGCAGCGATGTGATTCAGGTGGTAGAGCGGGTTTTTAAAACGCTGGCAGGCCACGAAAACCATTCACACGCTCTTGCCGAAATTGCCCCCGACTGCATTCTGGTTGCACATGACCTCAGCCCGGCCGATATGGTGTTGTTTAAAGATACGGCCTATCTTGCCTTTATTACCGATGTGGGTGGCCCGACTTCTCACACCGCGATTTTGGCCCGCAGCTTAGATTTGCCATCGGTACTGGCGCTGCGCCACGCCCGCGAGCTAATCCGCGAAGATGAGCTGATTATTGTCGACGGCATTAACGGCGTGGTGATTATCGACCCCGATGAAATCATCCTCAAAGAATACCGCCATCTGCAAGCAGACTGGCTGAAAAAACAACAAGCACTGCAAGATATCCGCACCAGCCGCCCTGTTACCAAAGATGGCGAAGAAATCGAGCTGTTTGCCAATATTGAAGTACCCGACGATTGCATTTTGTCTATAGAAAACGGGGCGACAGGCGTGGGCCTGTTCCGCTCCGAATTTTTATTTTTATCCGAATCCGATTTACCCACAGAAGAAGAACAGTTCCTCGCCTATAAGCAAGTCGCTGAAGCCATGAAAGGCCAGCCGGTGATTATTCGTACCGTAGACTTGGGCAAAGACAAAATACCTAAATGGCAGCAAGAGCGTGAAACGCCTAACCCGGCGCTGGGGCTGACCGGTATTCGTCTTTGCATGGCCGAGCCACAAATGTTTCGCACCCAGCTGCGCGCTCTACTGCGGGCCTCTGCCTATGGCAAGATTAAGCTACTGCTGCCCATGCTCTCTTATGTGGGCGAAGTAAGGCAAACCCGTAAGCATCTGGAAGAAGCCAAAGCACAGTTACGCGAAGACCATATCGCTTTTGATGAAAATATCGAGCTGGGCGGCATGATCGAAGTGCCCGCAGCAGCCGTGCAGGTAGCCCAGTTTTTAGCGCATCTTGATTTTATCTCGATCGGCACAAATGACTTAATTCAGTACACGCTGGCCGTTGACCGAAACGATGATTCAGTTTCACACCTCTATGATCCGCTGCACCCGGCCGTTATTCAGCTGCTGCACCATGTGATCAGCACGGCCAATCGCCTTGGCAAGCCAGTTTCGATGTGCGGGGAAATGGCGGGCGACCCGGCGCTCACGCGGCTTTTACTGGGCCTTGGACTAAGACGATTTTCTATGCTGCCGATTCAGCTGCTGAAGGTAAAACAAGAAATTCTGACCGGCCAAATGCAGAAAATTAAGCCTTTGGTAGAAAAAATGCTGGTTGCAGAAGACAGCCAGTGCCTGCGTGAACTTTTGCAGCAGCTGCATCAGGATGACTGA